The following nucleotide sequence is from Actinomycetota bacterium.
GGTCCGGGGTCTTGCCCTCGCAGAAGACGACCTCCGGGAAACCGCACCTCAGGTCGCGGTGGTGGTCGACCTTCGCGGCGCCGACGTCGCCGAACGGCAGGCGTGACAGCGCTTCCGCCGCTTCAGCCGGGCCGGTCGTGCCCGCGGCCACCTGATCGAGAAGGCGCCTGACCCCGTTCGCGTCCATCCGTCCTCCGTGCCTTCGCTTCATCGCCGCGCCGGCGGGTGGCCCATCTTCGAACGGTTATACTCCGTTCGAACGGCGAGCGGGCCGGATTCGCGGCGCGTGTCGCCTTACGGGACCCGTTCGGGAAGATGACGCCGCCGTGACCTTGAAGTCCCGCATCGACTCGCTCGAGACCGTGGTCAAGGGCTACATCGTGGGGTACCTTCTCGCGATCGCCGGCCTGATCGCGGTCGCGTTCGTCGGGCTCGAGGGGCCGGTCACCGACACGCCCCACCGCTTCTTCATCGCCGGCATCTCGGTGTTCACGCTCGCGTTCGCCGGCCAGGTCGTCGCGTTCCTGCGCGGACGCGCGCCGGTGAGACGGGTCCTCGATGCCGCGATCGCGCCCGAGCTGGTCGCGCTCGTCCTGCTCGTCGCGGCGCTCAAGCCCGCGGCCGACGTCGGCTTCGCGGTGGCGCTCAGCGTGCCGATGTTCTACATCAGCGCGGTCCGCAGGCGCGATTCGTGGTTCGCCGCGGGCCTGTGCGCCGCCGCGTACATCGCGGGGCACGGCGTCGCGGAGCTCACCGGCGCCCGGCACCAGGTCTACGAGTGGGCTGCGATCGGCATCCAGGCCGGCGCGCTGGTCTACCTCGGCGTCGCGCTCGCGCTCAACGCGACGCATCATGCCGAGCACGAGTCGCAGATCCAGGCCGCCAAGGAGGCCAACGAGCACCTCACCGACCGGCTGCAGCGCCGTCTGACCGAACTGCACGCCGTCTCGGAGATCACCGAGATCATCCACTCGACGCTCGACTTCGACACGATCGGCCCGGTCGTCATCGAGATCATCCAGAAGGTGATCGACCTGCCGAGCTGCTCGCTGTTCGTCATCGACCGGTCGAAGTCCGAGACGCTCTTCTCGACGAGCACGTTCCAGCCCGGCTCGGCGCCTGTGGACGTCTCGTACGACGTGGTGTCCGGCCGCGGGAACGACGAGCACTTCAGCTGCATCTCGGTCTTCGACCACAAGACGATGATGGTCGTGTTCTGCGCCGAGACCGAAGCGCTGCAGGGCATGTCGGCCGAGGACAAGCTCGTGCTCCAGGCGGTCGCGAGCGAACTCGTCGTCGCCGTCGAGAACTCCCAGCTGTACAAGCTGACCCGCACGCTCGCCATCACCGACGAGCTGACCGGGCTCACGAACTACCGCTACCTGCAGCAGCGGCTCGACGAGGAGGTCGGGCGCGCGCGCCGTTACCACAAACACGTCTCGCTCGTGATGCTCGACGTCGACGACTTCAAGCAGTTCAACGACACGCACGGCCACATCGCCGGCGACGAGGCGCTCGCCGAGCTCGCGCGCGTGCTGCGCTCGTGCGTGCGCGAGGTCGATGTCGTATGCCGGTACGGCGGCGAGGAGTTCTCGGTGGTCCTGCCCGAGACCGACGCGACCGGCGCCTACGTGGTCGCCGAGAAGATCCGCGAGGGGATCGAGTCGTTCGAGTTCGCAGACGCCGCCGGTGAGCGCGGCGTGAGCCTCACCGCGAGCGTCGGGGTGGCGAGCTACCCCGCCCACGCGTACGACAAGGAGACGCTCTTGAAGCAGGCGGACGACGCGCTGTACCGCGCGAAGGGCTCGGGCAAGAACCGGGTCCGCTCACCGCACCGCAAGCTGACGCCCCCGGGCGAGGTCGACGAGGCCGCTCCCGCGGGCAAGGGGGTGGGAGCGTGACGCGCTACGCGTTCCTCGGCCCGGCGGGGACCTTCTCGGAGGAGGCCCTGCTGACGTTGCGGATCGAGGACCTGGAGAAGGTCGACTGCCCGACCATCGAGGAGGTCTTCGAGGCGGTGCAGCGCGGCCAGGCGGAGTTCGGCATCGTGCCCATAGAGAACTCGGTCGAGGGCTCCGTGCCCGCCACGCTCGACGGCCTCGTGTTCGACACGAACCTCGAGATCCAGGCCGAGGTCGTCATCGACGTCCATCACAACCTCGTCGCGGCTCCCGGCGTCAAGGCCGCCGACGTGGAGCGGATCGTCGCACACCCGCAGGCCGCGGGGCAGTGCCGGCGCTGGCTGCAGCGCCACATGGTCGGCAGGCCCGTGGACGCCGCGAACTCGAACGCCGATGCGGTGCGGACGGCCGTCGACGACCCGCGGGTCGCCGCGATCGGGCCCGCGCTGGCCGCGAAGATCTACGACGCCCACGTGCTCGAGCGCAACATCGAGGACTACGCGGGCGCCCAGACGCGGTTCGTGGTCATCGGCCGCGGCATCCGCGAGCGCACCGGTCACGACAAGACCTCGCTCGCGCTGTTCATGAAGAAGGACAGGCCCGGTGCGCTGCTGATGATGCTGTCCGAGTTCGCGTACGGCGACATCAACCTGACCAAGATCCAGTCGAGGCCCACGAAGCGCCAGCTCGGCGACTACATGTTCTTCGTGGACCTCGCCGGCCACGTCACCGACGAGAACGTGCGGCTCGCGCTGGACTGCCTGCGCCTGAAGCTGCGCGAGGTCAAGGTGCTCGGCAGCTACCCGAAGGCGGGGAAGCGGTAGGGAGCAGCGGGACCGTCGGCGGGCGCTACGGAGTGCCGGTCGCGTCCTGCTCGTAGACGCGGCCAGCGTCGTACAGCGCGGTGTCGGCCTTGAGTTCCTTGACGACCGCGGCCACGTCGCGGTCGCCTGCGGAGACGACGTAGTAGCCGCCGGCCTCGTCCTGGAACACGACGCCGCCGTCGGGCAGGCCGTGACGGCGCAACACCGACTCGATGCTCTTGCCGGGCTTCAGCCAGATGCCGACGTAGGCGCTGGACTCGGGAAGGCCGTCGACGGTGCCCACGAGCCCGGGGTGGCGCCCCTCGTCGCGCGCCGCGCGGTTCGAGCCCCACGGGTCCCAAAGGAGCAGGAAGATCAGGACGATGATGATGACGAGAGCGCCGATGCCCAGCGTCGTCCAGACGCTGCTGCGCTTCTGGCGCTGCTCGGCCTGCTCGCCCTCATCGGCGATGGTCTCGACCTGTGCGTCCGTCATCGCGCGGATGCCTTCCTTCACGCGTACCGCACCCCGCCCAGCCGCGGCCGGACCCTGGCCAGCAGTATAGATGATGCGCCGAGGGGGTGTCGTGGCCGCGCCGGCTGCGCGGGTCTGCCGTATACTCGCCGGCAGAACCGCAGCCGATGACGCGAGGGGGAGCATCCGTGCTCGACGCCCGCTGGGTCCGTGACAACGCCGACGAACTTCGCGCCGCCCTCGAGGCGCGCGGAGCGTCGTGGGACCTCGGCGGGTTCCTCGCGCTCGATGAGGAGCGCCGCCGGCTGATCGTCGAGACCGAGGGGCTGCAGGCGCGCCGCAACGAGGCGTCCAAGGCAATCGGCGAGATGATGAAGTCCGGACGTGCCGACGAGGCTGCCGCGCTCAAGGACGAGGTTCGCGAGGTCAACGCGTCGCTCGAAGCCCTCGAGGCCCACCTCGGCGGCGTCGACGACGAGGCGCGCGACCTGCTCATGACCGTCCCGAACCCGCCGCACGGGTCTGTCCCGCGAGGCGCCGACGAGACGGCCAACGTCGAGGTCCGCCGCTGGGGCACGCCGAGCGGGTTCGCGTTCGCTCCCAAGGCGCACTGGGACCTCGGCCCCGACCTCGGCATCATCGACTTCGAGCGGGCGGTGAAGCTCGCCAAGTCGCGGTTCGTGGTGCTCGGCGGCGCGGGCGCGCGCCTGGAGCGTGCCATCATCAGCCTCATGCTCGACATGCACGCGGCGGCCGGCTATCGGGAGTGGTGGCTGCCGTCGCTGGCCAACGCCGAGACGCTCACCGGCACCGGCCAGTTGCCGAAGTTCGCCGACGACCTGTTCCGCACGAGCGAG
It contains:
- the serS gene encoding serine--tRNA ligase, which produces MLDARWVRDNADELRAALEARGASWDLGGFLALDEERRRLIVETEGLQARRNEASKAIGEMMKSGRADEAAALKDEVREVNASLEALEAHLGGVDDEARDLLMTVPNPPHGSVPRGADETANVEVRRWGTPSGFAFAPKAHWDLGPDLGIIDFERAVKLAKSRFVVLGGAGARLERAIISLMLDMHAAAGYREWWLPSLANAETLTGTGQLPKFADDLFRTSEGLYLIPTAEVQLTNLHRDEVLEGDTLPRRYTAYTACFREEAGAAGRDTRGMIRVHQFDKVELVKFSKPEESMDDLETMVDDAERVLQALGLPYRVILLCTGDMGFAACKTYDIEVWLPSYDGYKEVSSCSNCWDFQARRASIKYRQPDAFKGSRFVHTLNGSGLAVGRTLAAVLENCQQADGSVVVPEALRPYMGGLEVITAEG
- a CDS encoding GGDEF domain-containing protein, whose product is MTLKSRIDSLETVVKGYIVGYLLAIAGLIAVAFVGLEGPVTDTPHRFFIAGISVFTLAFAGQVVAFLRGRAPVRRVLDAAIAPELVALVLLVAALKPAADVGFAVALSVPMFYISAVRRRDSWFAAGLCAAAYIAGHGVAELTGARHQVYEWAAIGIQAGALVYLGVALALNATHHAEHESQIQAAKEANEHLTDRLQRRLTELHAVSEITEIIHSTLDFDTIGPVVIEIIQKVIDLPSCSLFVIDRSKSETLFSTSTFQPGSAPVDVSYDVVSGRGNDEHFSCISVFDHKTMMVVFCAETEALQGMSAEDKLVLQAVASELVVAVENSQLYKLTRTLAITDELTGLTNYRYLQQRLDEEVGRARRYHKHVSLVMLDVDDFKQFNDTHGHIAGDEALAELARVLRSCVREVDVVCRYGGEEFSVVLPETDATGAYVVAEKIREGIESFEFADAAGERGVSLTASVGVASYPAHAYDKETLLKQADDALYRAKGSGKNRVRSPHRKLTPPGEVDEAAPAGKGVGA
- the pheA gene encoding prephenate dehydratase — protein: MTRYAFLGPAGTFSEEALLTLRIEDLEKVDCPTIEEVFEAVQRGQAEFGIVPIENSVEGSVPATLDGLVFDTNLEIQAEVVIDVHHNLVAAPGVKAADVERIVAHPQAAGQCRRWLQRHMVGRPVDAANSNADAVRTAVDDPRVAAIGPALAAKIYDAHVLERNIEDYAGAQTRFVVIGRGIRERTGHDKTSLALFMKKDRPGALLMMLSEFAYGDINLTKIQSRPTKRQLGDYMFFVDLAGHVTDENVRLALDCLRLKLREVKVLGSYPKAGKR